The Acropora palmata chromosome 3, jaAcrPala1.3, whole genome shotgun sequence nucleotide sequence GATCACAGATTAGAATTTATTGCCCTTCACTGCATCGCTGGTTTCACGATAAAGCTGACATGTGAGATAGTGGGTTTATGGAACAATTCGATTGGTGATGAGAGCAACATCAAGTATGGAGTACGTAACTCAAtggtaaaaattcaaaactgaCTCATCCTATGTGAGAGGCAAGTTAATGGTTCATTAGCATTAACACTATTTAACCACCCTTACTTATAATGATGGTAAATTAGTACTTATGTACAAGCTACATTTAAAAGTGGCCCTCTAATTACTGTCTTTATCAAAGGCCATAAAtacacagaaaatgaaaaacagaaagcaaaataaatggCCAACGAAAGCATGGAAAAAGCGGGAAAATGGGATGATACTAAGATactacatgaaaaaaaagctcCATTCTAGAAGTGTAAAACAAATGCACATTCACGTAACGCAAGGTAATTCAATGGAGAAAAGAGAGAACTCGGTGGAAAAAGAATGGTACAAAGCAAGCACTGATAGGGCAAAGATCAAGCAAACTCTcagatagccaatcaaatgcaAGGCCAACCAAATTCATGCTGTTGATGCGCACGTGCATGTTCCTTCTAAAAAGGCTTCTGCAGGATTTTCGGGGTACATTCTTAAGTCATCTcatgatttttctcatttaagTTAGAAATACACATACACTCCTAATCATCTACTGATTGAAGGTGGACAGCTTGACACATCGCAAGGTGAATTCAGCGGAGATTGCCAAGGGGTACTTTCAACTGAAATAATAGAACTACGTATATAAGCCCACTGGATACCACTGTTCTCATACCTCGCCTTTCCAGATTTGAGTAACTGAAGTTTTCCAATGTATCCCTCTGATGCGCGCTTGAGTGAAAACCTCTTTTGCTGTTTGGGCTAAGAACAATACAAACCAACAAATACATGGCTTAAGGTCATCATTAACCCTATTTACGCTAAATATTATACTCAAACGATGCAAAGCCATGGCAAGCCGACAAGTTGCCCGAAACATTGCCTGATAACGAAACAGGGCGAACGAAACACTTCTCTCTTGAAACAATCTTCCATTGGACGAAAGAGATGTTAAGTGTCACACTTAAAAGATGTTGCTATGTGTAAGAGGCAATTTTTCGATTTGCCATAGGGTCAAAACGAAAGTGTTTTCGTTGTTATAGCTAGACCAAGGTTTAACGGTTCAATGAGGaatatttcatcaaaaggTTGCGTCTTTATGGAAAGTAGAGGGGATGGGGAGGACAGGGAGACCGGAGGTCTCGTAAAGTGGGGGGAGGGGTAAGGATAGGAGTGGTGTGGGAGACAGAAAGGGAGAAAGGAAGGTGGGACTCGATTAAGGACGGGAGGCGGGGGGGGGAAGAGGATTGAGAAAAGATGGAAAAGACTTCTTGTATTAGAAGCCGTTAATTACAAACCCAACGAGTTAatgctaaatttaaaaattgaattgatttACCCGGTGACTATCACAATACACAAACCTTTCCATCGTCATTGGCTTGTTCGTCTGATGTTTCATCTGCAGGCAAAGAATCCCCTTCATTTTCAACTGTCGGCTTAATTGGCAATACATCAGGAAACTGCAAAAATAACAGCTTCTGCTCTCCCTAccaaaaacagcaacaacataTGGAGGAATATTAGCTCATCGTTTTCTAAGAAATCCTCAAAGAAAAAGTCTCAGCTAGAGTGCTTGAATTATTGCCAACACACCTCTGATTGCGTGGATAAGAGATTGAGAAACCTGTCTTGGTTTGTCTCTTTCTTCACAGTGACCCGTTTGACTGGTTTCTtaattgtttcttcttttttgatCTCTTCGGTATCGACCATGTCTATGTCTGCGGGCTCACTCTTTACtgataagaaaaagaagacgaCAAGAAGTAGAACAGCCACTTCCACAGGTACCATCCTTTCTTTCCAGGGAACGGACAGGGGTACTAACCGTGCAATCAGGGTCGAAAAGCTCAAGGCTCGTTTTAAGAAACACGAAAATCAAACGTGCTGATAAATGCaagcttgtttgtttgtttttgtttttcttacggtggtaattttaCCCTGAGCAACTTGTTTAATACCAGATTTTCGTGTTTAACTTCCCCACACACGCTCCATTTGGTTACTAACCCAACCCAACAGGAATGGCACAACGGAGCTGGGTCCCAATCCCCCGCTCGATCGAGCCCCTATGTTTTTCCCTGCCCTGCTCCACTCCTCACAACGGAGCCAGGTCATattttacataaaaaaaaaccttataGAGGAGAAAGCTGCATTAGACCTTCCCCCCTCCCAACCAATTCAAAACGATTTTGCAGTAACGATCATTATCTGCTGTGTCGAACCTTTTATATCACCGGACAAATCAATGGACTCAGCTTCATTCTCCTTTGCTTTAAGATCCAGAAATGACAGAGGTAACTGGACAGGGATGAGTCCTGTTTCACTTTTCATGACTTCGTCAATGTCACcctaataaaaaataacaatattattattttaataagaaTTCAACATTCAAGTCCTGAACATAAATAATGCAATGCCAAAGAAACATAATCATTTTGGAACCTTCAAGAAAATCACTGATTAAATTTTGATCCACACTTCATTGAGAAAAGGTGCAGAACTTTACACGATCAAGTCTGTTTGGAAAATAATGTCACACAGGCAAAATGTACTTTGGAGCCACCTCACAACACCCTTTATTTCAGAGGCCAtaacatcattaattttctttaaaagacGTTTAACTTGATCCAAGTGACCTGTCTTGCTCTACGTGCAGAATGAAATATCATTGTTGAGGCCTGGGAATCCTCACAAGTGCTTAATAAAGGCTATGGTAGATTTTAAAACCAGAgaattttggttttggtttcaaGGCAACCATTGTAACTACGAAACTATTATCAAACCTGTAACCTTACAATTACAAGCTCAGATGTTCTACCAATGAGCTGAGACTTATCATAACTAGTACACAGACCAAAGGTCAAGGAACAAAGTTTGTAAATATATTAAGTGTTGAGGACTGGtaaaaattttgcaatatCGCATGGCAAACACACTCTTTTTCCATCCAAACACAAAACtgatcttcaaaataaaattcgttttctttgcctttcaaAACATTGACCCATGTGCCTCTGAATtacacaaaaatattattaggCTCATTGATCCAGAAATATGCAAGAAGCAAATTTTTCCTGTTTAATCAAAATCTTACATTAGATTCTAGCATCTTGAGAACTCTTTTTGATTCTTCATCATTCATCTCACTCCTGCAAAAGAGCaagagaatttaaaaaaaaatgctcatcCACTTGAAGACAATTTCTTGATTAGATCACTTCTTTTGACCtctcataacaataataattatttgggaCACCGCTTGGATTTCATCGACTCAAGTTCAAACACTGATTGCCATGATCTGACAAAAGGGATTTGCAACCTGCAAAATAGGCTCTTGGAGCAGAATGAAGGAAAACTTGATTACCCAGAAAAGACCAGTCCAAGGAAAAACCCTTAGACACAACAAAGCTGAAActgttgggggggggggttctGCAGCCATGCAATGTGCAGCATTGCAAGGCATGCTGgttgtcaataaaaaaatgtaccAAGCAAACTTGAAGAGGGCAGACAACAAGTCATAAGCAAATCTCTCCTAAATTATAAATAGTATCGTAACTACTCCAAAATCAATTAGGAAAAACATACGCGACTCATATGGTCAATAGCTGACACTTTTCACTCGTTGTTCATGATTAATAAAAGCCCTGCAAAGCATATTATTCTTAAGGTGCACAATGCTATGCAATCATTGTGcattactatttttattttgacacAGCATTATTTTAATCTGATTGTCCAGGTGCACATGTGTCAAGTCCAGAGAAGGAAGGATATTATTGTTAACTGACCTTTTCACAGACTCGTCAGAAGTCATCAGATTTGGAATCAAGTGTTTAATTCTGACTGAAGATAACTTCTGCTCAAGTTATACAAACATCACTCCACCAACGTTGATCTTAGTACTTCAATCACCTGGGCAATCAAATTCTTGATTTGTTTCAAACAACCATAAATAATGCCATTCAGGTGATCATTTTGCTTTCATTAAGTCTGTTTAATgtcaacaaaatattttttcccccTCCACAAAAGTCTTGTGACACCAAGCACTCCCTTGAAGTCAAATGCACTGAAAGAAGCTAATGCTAATTTCAAgatgaaatcattttattttacctttcTTCCTTCACTTTAATACTAGCAACACTGTCTCGACCAACTGATGACCCATAATTTGGAATAGAAGACCCTGTTACAAAAAAGCAGTGGGAAACTCAACATCAGCCACTTGTTGACGAagaaattttgagaaaaagttgtctttgggagaacaagattttcaaaggtgagttctgttctttttttcttgcatataTATATCCAATAAATCTCTGTCAAGTGTATGTAGCATTATTAGGgtcaaaagaatttttctggtggaaaccttgtcaaaaacaaaaaaatagttgGGAACTCAAAGTTGGAAGGACTCAAAACTGGTCATTGCTTACAATCCAAGTTACAAATTGCATaggcacaaagacaaaaattaaaacaaaagcagcCAAAACTTTTTCTAGTCCTCATTCCTGTTCTTGGATCAACAAAGCTTCCCAATGCATTACTTACCGATTCTCTGTTTTTCAGCAGGACTAActcccaaagaaaaaatggagGAAGCCTGGATTATGTTTGGCTTGCCCCTCTCTCCTCTACCCCTGCCACGCCCCTCATGGCGCCCTCTGCCTCTTCCCTCACCATGCCTTCTTGTTCCAGAATTCTGttaaaaatttgataatgacaaagaataatttatatatgaaatttaaagaataattcatcaaaatattacaatgtaaaaaataagataagaataattattcattgttATCATGTTAGAGATGTCGTCAGAAATGGCCCACATATTACTGTCTCCAAAATTTTAATGAGTGTtggcattaaattttgtttatgaGGTTGGCAAGGCAGATATGCCCTGTTTTAAACCTTAATAACTTAGATACACTTTTTaatcataaattaaaataatccAGCCAAATGTTGGCCGATTCAACTGCTCTCAAGTTATGAGTTACATATACTGTATTGTActctgttgctgttgttgttttccttcGTCATTTTCTTGATAAACTTTCAAAGCTGCATACAAAGCTGCATACAGTAAGTCACTCATTTCACTCCCATGATCTCTCCAAGATCAAACAATTAATTACTTCACTGTCCAAAATTTCACTGACTTTTTTTCCATAAgccttccaaaaaaaattgttgttaaaGTACTCACTGGATTAGCTTCCTCTTTAACTCTGCAATGACAATATTTACAATataattaacattaatttaaaCCATTCTTTATTATATGCTATTTAAAAACCATAGAAAACAAGCTATACTGTGTATTACTTAAAAAAAGGTCACCATAATATAAGACAAAGGGCTTTAAAATCACAAATTACTTGGCTTACTCTTGTTTGACCCTCCTTGCTGGTATGGTTGGAGTAAACGTTCTCTGCAAGAAACCACCAAGACACAAGTTTGAACATGCCTCATcactatttttaattttcctatttaaAATACAACTGAACAACCTGGTAGGAAATGGAATACAAAGAAGGTTGGAATTATTAAACAAACAGTTGaatattttacattattaACTGACTACCTTGATTACCATTAAATTGGACTAATTAACTAAAAGTCAATTTCCAGTGCAGTGTTACACATTTGCAGAAAGTTACCAGGCTTTTCaaattaatgtaaataaaatagaggtgatatGTGAGGATCCACATAggtaaatgtaaaaaaaagtaaacagaCTTTAACTTTTACTTTTATGTATGTGTTGTagtacaattttttcctttagtacaattttttctgaACTGGTACAGAATACATTGAACTGGTGCAATTGTAATTGTactggtttatttttatcaactgtCTCAAAATgggattttcctttttttggggTGTAGTTAGAAAAACAGGGGCTTGGTTTTTCTGGGGGGTCTAAAAAAGAACATGATATTGCTTTCTTCCCTCCGACTTTCATACCCCTCCCTCCTACTTTCCTACCCCTCCCTCATCTTCCCACCTTATCTTCCAGGTGGCCCCCTCCTTGCATACCCTTATACCCAGTCCCTCTACAACACACTTTACACTATActcaagaatttcctttttactcatctggccccagttgtcTGAAGTGCTACAGTCAACTACTTCAATAGGGTCTGATGCCTACTCCAGAACTTATTGAAATCCCTATACTTTGATAATACCTTTGTATTTCCACCAAGT carries:
- the LOC141876778 gene encoding DNA-directed RNA polymerase III subunit RPC4-like, with amino-acid sequence MSGKSSSSSKGEKKSPLLGARALLSRQLNSASPSPGRLPSLRPARDLTLSAPPKLGGNTKRTFTPTIPARRVKQEVKEEANPNSGTRRHGEGRGRGRHEGRGRGRGERGKPNIIQASSIFSLGVSPAEKQRIGSSIPNYGSSVGRDSVASIKVKEERSEMNDEESKRVLKMLESNGDIDEVMKSETGLIPVQLPLSFLDLKAKENEAESIDLSGDIKVKSEPADIDMVDTEEIKKEETIKKPVKRVTVKKETNQDRFLNLLSTQSEGEQKLLFLQFPDVLPIKPTVENEGDSLPADETSDEQANDDGKPKQQKRFSLKRASEGYIGKLQLLKSGKARLLLGEVSLDVTMGTPCGFLQDVVSVHTENNRSEMICLGHVKHRLICTPDFERLLTPSPESAY